The Pempheris klunzingeri isolate RE-2024b chromosome 15, fPemKlu1.hap1, whole genome shotgun sequence genome contains the following window.
TCATGCTGGCATACAGACTTCTTTTTAACAAGGGGACAAGGAGAAACAATCACATCTACTCTGAGACGGCGTTAAAGCTACATACAGGTCACATTGTACCTGACATTCCTCTGCTATCTGGACATATTAAGGGACACGTGAAAAATACCTGTAATCTAGAGCCAAGGTTCAGTGGATTGTACTCTGACTTCCGTGCATTTAATGCTATTTCCACGTGCATCACTGCTCGCTTGGATCTGGTAATGATTAGAGATTATTCAGATTTGAAAGTATATGTTTTACTTTACTGTCACTTATCAtattaccaaatcttctttcACTTCTTTTGGAGGAATCTCAAcatatcattttatcattttctcttAATAAATTCTTTGCGTCGTAGTTTGCCAGATAACCATGTGGAACTACTATGAAAAGCATGCCAAAAAACTAGATTCGAGTGACATGCAAGAAATCCAGGCATGAAAAGCATGTATTAACATTTGTGAGCCTTATGTGGCCGCACATCGCAAAATCGTCTAAACTAATTCAGGACAAATGTACGGATTATGTAAAATTGTATACTTTGGAGTAATGAGGTCCcagattaaagaaataaaactctgCAGGACTTTAAGTTTCCAATCATTATGAGGAATGTCATATTGTTTACACTGTCTGCTTTACATTTGTTCCTCTGGGTAGCTGGGGTGTCAGTTTGAATATAACCAGCTTTGCATAAATCGCTATGATCAGAGAGGGAAATGAGGGCAAATTGTTCCAGAAGTTTAACAATGATTCAGCTTCCTGCTGGGTCCCAGTAACGGCTGACCAGTAACGTGCAAACAAGGGAGAACAAACAGATGAGCAAAGAGATCCATTGATGTCTTTGATAAGAGAGCGTGTAGAGttaattatacatttatgaACGTttatcagttttctttttcagtttacACAAGGTGCTGGCTCAGTGTAAAAACCCGCCcagttattttgatattttaattcCAAACTTAAGCTTGTCTTGCAGCCGTGCTTTGATCACTGCGGTTGCGTGTGGCTTCagcctcccttttttttttttttaacctttgtgTTTTCGTGTCATTGAATCTGACAGAATTTACCTGTTGCTATGGCAAAATGTGTTATGAgcacaagaagaaaagagagaacacGTCTTTGCTTGTTTACAgctttgaattatttttattaccaTGTTCTGAAGCTTTggacatgaaaacactgaagataGACTGAGGTCTTTTGCAGGTGATGAAAGACCTGATGTCTCtcctggaaaataaaataatacatatcAGGAGACCTTTAATATAAACATAACGGCTTATCACTGACTTAACTATTAAATGATTATGTGCCAAAGGAGTCCtctttttactcatttctttTACTAATAAAATTTAAATCATTTAGCAACGTGCTGTGTGGTTTGGAAGGGATTTAAATATATAGGCTATGTGCACTTCAGCTATTTGATAAATTGTAACATTTAAATTAGAATCCAATTTGCATGCCAAATAATGcaatattgttttgtgtttcttcaaaaTTAACTATTTTTCTAATATAAAGGTACCTTTTGACTGATCTTCTGTTAACTTACCGAAATAACCGAGGCCCTGTTGCCTGGTGGGTAAATCAAGTTCTTTTAAGAACAACATACAAAGACAGCAAATAACAAATGATGAGGCTCTGAATACATATAATGATCGAACAAGCATCAAATCATCACACagattttagtttttctctGGGATTTAAACTGAATTTGGGAGAGATGATAAATGTTCAACGGCTACTGAATAAGCCGGATAACATTTGATGcatttggtttttatttcacaaggTTAAAACTGCAAAATAGTTTGTTTAATACAAGTTTGGAAATTGGTGCAAAGGGTGAAGGTATATACTCTCTACCGTAGTGTGATGAAAGCTGTTTTGTAGCCCTGCTGCTTGTCATTAACAGCTTATGAGACTCCGTTCGCTCACACACTAGACACTCAGCACAGACCTCAATACCCAGGACCCCCGGAGAGAATAAATAGAGGACCAATCCCTTTTCTTAATGCTTTTACTGTCATCACTTACACTGTTATGACGTTAAAACCCCATTCAGTGTGGAAACCGTTCCCCCATTTGCAGGCTAAACTTCATTTCTATCTCAACCCCACCCTCAGTGCCGCGTCTTTGGCAGTGTTTACCCCATTCCCCCCTTTTTGTCTAAACATGAGAGAGGAGTTAAGTGGTGTACTCACACAGATGGCTTGCATGAAGTATACCAAACCAGCCTCCAGTACCTAACAGCTATGGGGTGTCGAACCTCGTCCAAGGGTGCCTGTAGCGGTATTAACTGAAACGGCATCTGatgcaaatgtgaaaacaaaatagGAACTGCAATTTTTTTTCTACTATCCTGGCTCATTAGTCtgcctttgatttttttttttttttttttttattttttttttaccatcagtATACTTTCATCTATTACACAATATAGCTGATATAAATGATAGACAAAGCAGATTTTTCAACAACAGAGCAGCTAACTGACATAACTCAACTATATGTAAGAATGTTACATTgagaaatattataataaataaatattatcgCAAATAATAATTGACTAAGACGAGGTGAAAAGCATAGACCTGTACAGCAGGgtaatatgtactgtatatagcTGAATGAAAACACTAAATACACATTATTTGATAAATGAGAAATTAGAAAGTCTAAAATCTGAAGATCTAAAGAGGCATGCAGACAGATATAATTGTGTTGTACCTGTCTTCAACAGTGTAATTCTGGATTCTGAAGTGGTCCCCAACATAATAAGAACTACTGTAGGAAAAAAGAGCTCACATTTCTATCCTTCCACACCTTTTGATAACCTCGTTGCTTGAGATTTTTATTGCGTCTTCAGAACATTTTTTCCAGTTGTTtgaaaaccaaaatagaaaCTTTCCAAACCAGCAACAGGCAGAGGCTTGCTTTCATTCCTCCTTTCATTGCTTCTTCTCCTATCAGGACAACATGAGACAACTTGAACTTTGTTTTAATGTCACTTTTCAATTTGTGTCTCACGCATCACCTATTTAAGCATattaaaagataaagaaagtcacacaaagtcacatGAACAGAATCTTTCCTACACCTGGCACTTAACAGGTGAAACAACAGAATGTGTGTATTCAGAGGGTGGGACCAGGTACACACCAAGAAACAGACTAATGACTAAGAACATGCACATGTTGTGCAAAACCGTAATGCTCCAGTAGATAAGGAGACACAGGTAACGTGGTTTCAAAACAGAGCTGTCCAAATACTATAATTAGTGGCTCATGAAATATTTTGAGGTGTATGTATTGTACAACGACAATAAACACATGCCTGCCATAAATAGCATGAAGCAATTCCTGGAATCAACATGaaactggttttattttgaactttTGAAGACATCTCTGGCTCTGAAGCCACTCAATGAACGTTCCGCTCTCAGCAACATAATCTTCTGCAAAACATCTTGAATTGTCCCCTGCCTCGCACGCAAAATCTTATTGTTTgcactgagagagggagagaaagagacgggTCTTGAGCTGGAGAGTTATGCAAACTAAATCCTCGTCAGGTTGATGTCTTCGCAGGGTTATTTTTAGATGTCTCGTGGAATTTGCTGCAACAGTTTACATTACTGAAATGCTAAGCAgggtttaaatatttttctcagATATTTTGAAGTAATGTGTCCTAATCTGTCTACCAATAAATATAACTATAACTAACAAAATCATGTATTAACTGAAATATACATGTAAAAAAACGGGAAAGGCACATGAATGTACAGGTGGGGATGTGCAGCACAGTATTTATATAATTACATAATGCTCAGTGGGGTTATATGTGTCCTGCTATTCAATTTAGATATTTAGACCACTGGGGCCATAATTAAAGCTCCCTTTACAACATTTATCTCTTTTTGATTTCATTAGCTCCTAAAAGGGGAATTGTATAGACTGTTTCACTGGCACACGCAAAAAGCAGACAACATATCTCAGTTGTTTTGAGGGGTTTGccttcatcatctcatctcttATTTCCATAACTACTGCGCATCATAATTCCACCACAAACTCATAAACCGATCAAGCTACAGTAACATTAGCAAAATCTGTTAAGAAGCCGAGGCACGATTGAGAAATTCTTGAACATACCAACACACAATTCAACTCAACTTGATGCCACACAGATTTGATGTTGCACTTCCTGTGGTGTGTTTAGCCACAGCTTTGCTCTTCACACCTGCAGTCAACTAAGAATGTTTATTCTTCTTCCTGATGCCCTCCAACAAATGACTGGTGAGCTATTTTCCTCCACAAACGACTGCAGGCAGAGGGAACTCATTAGGCTTGTGACTGTGTCTCTTTCATGAGTTAATGCTGGGCCCAGTCACCTTCCAGACAGCAAAGTACTGTTTAACTGGTGTTTGGAGCTTAAAAAAAATAGTGGAAGAAACTGACTGTCAGCAACTGTAACTGTAGTATGCGCTACATACGCTGAACTGTGTGCGTGTTTTTCACCCaactactgtatgtatgtgtgtagaCGTGTATTCTGTGCATGCAGTTTATTGTGTTGGCATCAGTTTGTGAGTCTTGAATGTTTATGACCTAAACACGGTGCCAGTGAATCACCGGACTGTATTGGCAATAATCAGAGCGTTAGTCACTGACGTCTGACAACATGTTTCACACTGTTCCTCATTTCAACATATCAACAAGTGATGCCTCAAGGCCGGACTCAGAGCTATAATTATAGTATACTGCACCCAAATACACATTTGCATCTGAAATGTCCAATTCAATTTCATTGTGACAAGACATACAAAGCGTCCATGGGCACTCCGTCCATAGTctcacatttttatggcttACAGGTGTGTGCTTCCAAAACCGATTTAATGAAAACTGAAAGCTCTTATCTGATCTAGTGTCTGATCTGCAGAAAGGTGCTGTATCTAATGTGCTCATAAATCTCACAGCTCTGATGAGAACGGATGAGACAATAAGAGCTGCAGCCTATAATTAAGATAATTTATGGCAGGAAAATGTAACTATATAGACGcatttttaatctattttcaaAGGTTGATATGCCTGCCAAGCGTTTGAGCTTTCACaaataaaccattttttttattactatattTGTAGTAGTATTTAAAGTAGTTAAACAACATCATACCACTGCCTAATTAAGGGCTTATGAGGTGTCACTAATGGCTTAATTCATGTTCAATAAATGATTAACTGATGCCATAGGCCATTGCAAATATTGGGTTGCCAGATTTTTGCAGTTAGAAACGTTGGTTATTCATAAGCATCATGGGTTTCTTACTTTCTAATTAGCCATATCATCTGCAGATATAAATGTTGAGACGCTTTTAGGAAAAGTTTTAAGCATCAAGTCTGCAgttgtaaatgttaataaaattttaataaaataattttggtcCACGTTGTATCTGCTTTCTATAAGTGGTCAAATATTCTAGCCAGTAGTAAATGCTTTATGAAGGATTATTAACCCCCCGCCACCTCCCTTTTCTTCCATCATACACCTCTTGGCAGTATATAAAGCTCACATATCCCTCTCTGGTTCCACCTTTTTAAAGCCATAGCAGATAAGGTTTTATTAGGTAGATCCTGATgtacacaggaacacacacagacacacgatGGCCTCACAAGCTGCTACATGCAGTGGCCAGAATGAATATGTGGTATCTGAGCTCTTGTCATTGTGTGGTTAGCTTACAGGAATCCATCCTTGACATGCCACCTTTTTAAAATACTGACTTCACCGTGGATTGGGTGTCACcgacaacacaaacagatcaTTACCTGAAAATCAAAACATTCACACCAGCACAAACGTGTGTAGCCTCCATACAAAAACAACTTGAAAAGTACAGTTGGCATAAACAAAAGCTAAACCACCTCAGTAACAACATATCAGCAGCTTAGGGTGTCATCAACACTGGTTTCCAGGTGGTTTGTGGTgatgttatttttccatttgtctgTGTAGTGACACTGTCACAGCACGACCCACGAAACCAGTGTTTTGGTCTGATAATTTGCAGAAAATAAGAGCAGCAGTTATACAAATGTGGGTTATTGAGTTCAACATGACTGCCAGGTAAACCAGAGTGGGTGCGTGGGAGGATCATGGAATGGTATCCGGACTGTGCAGTTGCACTAAATGAGGATGACACACAGATATTAGCTATTAAAGGCTTAATATATAGTTCAAAAGTATCTTTAGTGGATCTGGTCCTTGTTGTCTGTTTCCTTGGAATTGCATCACAAGTGGCACCCCGTCTCCCAAAACCTCAAGGCGGTTCattcagacagaaaataaatcatgaCAAGTAATTTGTTACTTATTGAACTACTGATCTCGGCACTGAGGAACAGGAAGGAAAGACCCACTATTTTAATATGAGAAACACAGTAACAATGGTTTCTGTGTAGCTGTGAAGTTGGCATGAACATCTAAAGTTCACCCCTGAGCGGGAAGCTTTGATGTGAGACCTGCTTTCTCTGCTGTCATGTCTCGCatcttttctgctcttttttttttttttttttagatattacACTCCATCCTGGAAAAACGGTGCAGAATATTGTTTTCGATATAATTAGGAAGCAAAAAATTCCAGTGTTACATCTACCTGAAATTGACAAATGATACTGCAGTACCTGCAGGCACCACTCCTTTTACATACAAAGGAAACATACGCCACCTGGTTGTCTCAGGTAAAATAGTCCCAAGGTGTCTGCCAGATCATATTTCACAGGTGAGGCAATAATAAAGCTTTATTATTGCCCTCACTGGCACTCACTGGTGTTTCTCTTACGTTTTACTCTCTTACTATATAATGGAGTCACgataaaactgtttttgtgaTCAGTTTTATGATATACTGTCATCTGCACATGTTTTGTGATGCTCCAAATGTTTGGAAATCATTTAACTCCGCCCTCTTGGGTTGGTCCTGAGGTGAGCCGGCTATAAACTGCAGCTCACACACGTTTGCAGGTGAGAGAGGCTGCAGAACTCTGACAGGTATGATAGCGAAGAAGGAATTCACTGGATTCAAATCGTCTTGACGCGCACAACCTCAGGACTTTACGCAGACTTATTGGATCAAGTCTCGCGCAGCAGTGTCGAAGGGGAAGATTCGTCAAAAAGCATGAAGTTGGAGGTTTTGTGCGGAAGCCACTGTGACATGAAACATTTCGAGGTGTCCAGTGATGCGGAGGGGAGCGTgcgctctcctctctctgctgaggaggagctggGGTCGGATGGAGACTGCGTGGCGCACAGCCCTCCACCTGTTACTCCATGCACCGGCACCAAGCCCAAGCCGTACACACGGAGACCCAAACCCCCGTTCTCGTACATCGCCCTCATCGCCATGGCTATCCGGGACTCCCCCTCTGGACGTCTGACTTTGGCGGAAATAAACGACTATCTGATGAAAAAGTTTCCGTTCTTCAGAGGCAGCTACACCGGCTGGAGGAACTCGGTGCGACACAATTTGTCTCTAAATGACTGTTTCCTCAAAGTGCTCCGGGACCCATCCAGACCTTGGGGAAAGGACAATTACTGGATGCTCAATCCTCACAGCGAGTACACGTTTGCTGATGGAGTGTTCAGGCGCAGAAGAAAGCGCATCGATAAGCGGTTCAGCAGGGAGCCGGAGGTGTCCGAGCAGGCGGAGGAGCCGCAGAGCATCGAGCAGCCTGCAGCCTCTACCAACACCGGCTCATGCGTCAAGTTTACAAGTTCCTTTGCTATAGACAGCATCCTCAGCAAGCCCTTCAAGAGGGACTGGCACGAGGAACACGCACCACCCCACCCCGGCTTCAGCTGGCCGTGCCACACTGAGCTCATGATGCCTCTTTCAAATACACCTGCCTCATTTTCTTTCGTCCAGCCACCCTTCATGGACTCGCATGTGTCATACGCATGTGGCGGTGGGCTGCTCTGTCAGAAATAAATGAGTGACTTtgtgacttctttttttttaatggatgatTAAAAATCATCAATGTGCACTGATGAGGAATGATGACTGGACTTTGTTGTGGTGGCAAGGTGTTAAACTCCCCTATTTTTGGACCTCTGGTCATTTCCCCTTCAAGTATCATCAGATTTGATATTTTATACACAACTTCTGTTGTAAATGTTGCTGAACCGACGATTAACGCTCTTGTTTGTGTTGAAAATGTGCACTTTGACTTTtcttgtgtctttctcttcccAAAAACATGCTctttacagtgaaataaaaaaaaaaaaacatcaactgaTGGTCTGTTTTCTTCTATTGTTGGAACATTATTTAACCCTTTCGTGCATAAATgatgataacctcagtcaggattgtgtgtgttttctgagtgtttttattcatctttaggcatgaaaaacaagatttttcaacccatattttataaagatatatttacatgtccagtagttgaaatatagctagtgatgcatgatgtacaattcagtggacatgtgattgatcataatttcctcccactataaaatcaatacttggaaagagcaattgcatgactccttagatgcaagggtctctttttatagaaggtttgaacagaaataaatgagcaacttggtgtttctggctgtctgtcgaccatcttggttgATCTATGGCTTGCCACTGGctagcagtgtatgagatgatgcagtagcatccactgtagtggctgatgtgcaactatgccatcaaaactcatgcatatacaagaaaacaacctctgaatagctgtacactgtagtgacctctatgcatgaaagggttaatattAGAATAACAAACGCAGTCGTTCTCGTGGGGGGCCAAATAATACTGAAACTTAAATGAGACTCCTACACCCGTTGGGTGACACTGCAGTAATGTTCATCTGGACATGTGTTCACGTGACTCCTCGTTGGAAAGTTCCTGGAGCTCTGCTAGGGGTGGGTTGCAAGTGTGTGAGGGGCCTGTTATATGGGCTGCACTGGCCTCTTCCTATATGTAAAAGCCTCATGCTTACAAGACTTTGCAGCCTCCTGTGTTGTAcatattttgtaaattaataAGGAAAAGGAGTATTATAAAAAATGatgatattaataattataataataataatctgccGTTTCCTCTATAATTAATGCCGCAAAAGAATTGACGTTATAAGTATTTACTTTTCAGTGTTCGCTGCTGTTGCCGGATAGGGGTATCcaatatttatgttttctgtctggCGCTGCAAATAGCTGTCGCCTCAGTCACCACACATGCGCAGGAAAGGGTTTATACAAATGGCGCATCCTGAGCGAACTGAGCTCGACTCCACAATAGAAAGAAATGTCTTCCTAGTAGGCCCATTCTTCTGAGGCTAGAAAGTAAATTTCCTTCTAACCAGCTGTGCATCCTGGACGCAGCGGGGTGTGCGGGTTTGATGTTGCTGGGTCGGTTGTACTGTAACTTGTGCTGGCGTGTGAGGAATCATTTCACGCCCTTATAGAAGGTGGTTTGCTCTGTCATGACACCAGACGCGTAAAAACTCCAGCAAGGTACAAAAAAAAGGAGGTTACAGTAGTCATCTTTGCACAAGTGACATTTTGAATATCTCATTATCTGAATCGTTCCTTAAGACTTAGTCTCTTAATGAATGCATTCCTCCGGGGGTGTAATCCAGGCTCCAGGAGGTAAACTGACACTTGCGCGCTGTGTGTGGTACGTTGGCACGCTCTGATGGAAAACGCATGCGTCCTCTCATGTCAGCCCTAAACCCTGAACAGAACCCAAACAAACGAACGCTGCAGGACTCGGTCTCCCCCCCTCTGCACcttaacaaaatgaaaccacTAACGTCTCTGTTTGCAGACACACGTGAGGACAAAGGGGGATTATTTTAATGGGTCGTTTTATCCACCGTGTTTTATTTCTTGATCAAATATTTCACCGACCAAATGTATTCAGTCAGAGGTGTTTTGGAAAGTGAGTCGTGGGAGGAGATTTGTCTTACTCCACTGCGCCGTGTCCGGCTTCTAGTCTGGACCCTGGCCAGATGGGGAGGGAGTAGTTCCTGGCGATTTCTTGGAGGGATTTCGGGGGGAtagaggggcagagagagagattgaagaATTGATAGGTGGTCGAGTTGTGTTTGGCCGAGTGGATATGCGCAAGCAAAGACGAGGAGCTTTATTCCCCCTCTCCTGTGGAATTATTGCCAGcgatggacagagagaggaaggaggaacagcagctggtgtttCTTGATTTTCACGACTCGAAACGCGCAGAGCATCGCAAAGGGACACTGTCAGTTTAGTGATCGCATTAGGAGGCCTTTGATTGCGTTTGAAAtacagggggggaaaaaagtcagTTGCCCGAGTGCTTATAGAGCCCCCGCAGAGAAGGGATCCAAAAAAGAGGAGTAATCATGACTACCGAGAGCTCCAAGCAACATTTGGATCAATCTGATCCTCTGCTGAACGCGCAGCCAGTGATGGAGAGCGCGCAGAATGCATCAGCCAAGTGGAAAAAGGGAAACTCTGGCTTGAGGCGCCCCGAAAAGCCTCCCTACTCATACATCGCTCTTATTGTGATGGCAATCCAAAGCTCGCCGACCAAAAGGCTTACTCTGAGTGAGATCTATCAGTTCCTGCAGGCCCGCTTCCCTTTCTTTAGGGGATCATACCAGGGATGGAAGAACTCCGTCAGACACAACCTGTCTCTTAACGAGTGTTTTATAAAGCTGCCTAAGGGTCTCGGTAGACCCGGCAAGGGGCACTACTGGACCATCGACCCTAGCAGCGAGTTTATGTTCGAGGAGGGCTCCTTTCGGCGCAGACCTCGGGGCTTTCGTAGGAAATGCCAAGCTTTGAAACCAATGTACCGGATGATGAACGGTCTCGGGTTCGGTGCGTCTATGTTGCCGCAAAACTTTGATTTCCAGCCCCCCTCGGGGTCTTTAGCGTGCCATAACAGCTACAACATAGACCTGATGGGTAATACAGTGCCAGGTGGATTCGAGGGACTCGGAGGGGGACACCACGTCCCACACATGTCATCAGGCTCCGGGTCATCGTACATGGCCGCCTGTCAGGTGGCCTCTAATGCGGACTATTGCccggacagcagcagcagccccctgCAGTCCTCCGCAGCGATGGTGGGCACTTTGGACTGTCAGTCTCCTTATGCAAATGCAGCCTCGCACTGGAGTTCACCTGGTGTTTCTTCGTACATCAAACAGCAGACGCTGGCATCAGGCAGCCCCCCTTCTTCTGCTCTGCACACGGGAATGCCATCTTACTCTCTGGATCAAGGCTATCTGCACCACGGTGCGCGGGATTCCTCTGACATCTCAGGTAGAGTATCCCTGTGTATCCATATGCATAAGCTATATGTTGTGTATTCTGACTCCTATTTGCACCATGATGCGTCTTAAGTTCATCATCAGCATTAAACCGTAGTTTAATGAGAGATGGCAGCTCAAGCAGAAGTCAGTCTTTGCCTAAAATGCAGTCATGTTAGATTTCCAGACATCAAATGCATGAAACAGTATAAGAATGAGCACAtctgtacaaaataaaatttaaaaatgcacGTTTGTTTAAAGTTTGATAAGAGGTGTACACGTAAAATGCACATGTGAATGCATTTTAGAGTAACATGAGTAAAAGCTCAAACTGATTTTCAGTGATCAATTTAAACCTCTAAAAAGGCTCGCTCTGGTTGGACAACTGGTTAATATTTGAAACCTTTTCTTGCTCAGTCTTAAAATCATGTACCATAAAATAGTGTGTGAAGTAGTCACAATTTATACACGCCACATTACGGCCTAGTGTTGAATTTAAATTTCTTACaatttgattgtattttcaCTCCAGCTTTGTTTAGAGGCCTCTGTGCAGGAGGACGTGAAGCAAACAGCtacaaaacaggagaaaatgacacaataaaaaGGACGAATTCACGATAGGTGAATAAGTAACAAAATGTTAATCAACACAAGCATCCTCAACGGTGGGGggaaaaaggttgttttttattttttatttcttatttcagtAAGGCCTTTACCAAGAGCAGCCCAATAATCAGTATTTACAGAAGAGCGTGCTGATGTCTCATTacttatttcatttaaattccaTAGTCTTTTACCTGACAAAACAAATTGATACAACTTCCTAACGaatgttttataattataaattatgaCTATATTGATGGTTAATAAATGATTTACTCTGGTTTATTCCCCTTCGAGCTACTAATAAGAACATAATTAGGGTCGCCAAGTTGTGAAAAATTCAAATATGGCTGCTCCCCCGagttgcttgttttatttctattatttatttatcacttttAGAATTTAGGTCATTGAGAAAATCTAccctgtgaaaaaggcctgctCATTACCTGTACTAAAATGGTTTCATAACCATaaagtgtttggttttttttaattattcatttatttaaaatcagtTACAACAACAGACTTGAGAtaactgcaaacaaaacaatcttGTAATATTTTATCAATATTTGTAGATTTAATGGCTCatttgaaagttaaaaaaatgaagACCAACATTTATGACAACATTTTTGGATACAAATACTAAGGATAAGACTGGCAAGCTCTGTAAGTTATAAATGACTTATAATTGGCCTTAGTAATTTATTTGTAGTAATTAATAAAGTCattaataaataagtaaagGGCTCCTTACTAAAAAGTGCAATTTTTACCTCAAAATTTTTACCTCTACTACACATGAATGAAAACgcatatttttttgttatccAGCtgttggaataaaaaaaaaaaaaacaggcatcaacaacaacaaaaatatccaGATACACCCGAACTAAAGACATGATGGCGTGACCTcgtgtgtcctgtgtgttcaCAGTGGGGTTGTCTCGGTATTCCAGCCACTCGGCTCCTGTGTGCGACAGGAAGGA
Protein-coding sequences here:
- the foxf2a gene encoding forkhead box protein F2a, with protein sequence MTTESSKQHLDQSDPLLNAQPVMESAQNASAKWKKGNSGLRRPEKPPYSYIALIVMAIQSSPTKRLTLSEIYQFLQARFPFFRGSYQGWKNSVRHNLSLNECFIKLPKGLGRPGKGHYWTIDPSSEFMFEEGSFRRRPRGFRRKCQALKPMYRMMNGLGFGASMLPQNFDFQPPSGSLACHNSYNIDLMGNTVPGGFEGLGGGHHVPHMSSGSGSSYMAACQVASNADYCPDSSSSPLQSSAAMVGTLDCQSPYANAASHWSSPGVSSYIKQQTLASGSPPSSALHTGMPSYSLDQGYLHHGARDSSDISVGLSRYSSHSAPVCDRKDFVLNLNGISSLHPSTGGSYYHQLHHHHQSVYQDVKPCVM
- the foxq1a gene encoding forkhead box protein Q1a, with the protein product MKLEVLCGSHCDMKHFEVSSDAEGSVRSPLSAEEELGSDGDCVAHSPPPVTPCTGTKPKPYTRRPKPPFSYIALIAMAIRDSPSGRLTLAEINDYLMKKFPFFRGSYTGWRNSVRHNLSLNDCFLKVLRDPSRPWGKDNYWMLNPHSEYTFADGVFRRRRKRIDKRFSREPEVSEQAEEPQSIEQPAASTNTGSCVKFTSSFAIDSILSKPFKRDWHEEHAPPHPGFSWPCHTELMMPLSNTPASFSFVQPPFMDSHVSYACGGGLLCQK